In Schistocerca americana isolate TAMUIC-IGC-003095 chromosome 7, iqSchAmer2.1, whole genome shotgun sequence, a single genomic region encodes these proteins:
- the LOC124622385 gene encoding ETS homologous factor-like isoform X2: MDCPLTEPLYQTLPDPDYSELVPQSAYTDHYSWHSDWPSQHIYEEEPVSFYSRVFGYENDQSYELRQPVVFAPTPPPDIMDKCIQDLSKVPAHEWQNKCVKSWTVFDIMNWVIHEIKSRGQNYENSCMKSFRISAEVLCTLTKQEFEQLDPNFGAMLYDALQKYKNMTPPYVPNVALPPIENIRRDMFTEPEPTVNYVEIQNRNYGSTCSDGESDSSQIGQEQKPKRKPVRSPPSRGIRRKQEKKTGRLWEFIRDLLKNREYCPSLICWENYDEGVFRFVRSDKVAELWGTIKENPRMTYEKLSRAMRYYYKSKVLLPVLGRRLVYKFGPSATNWQTPNPNFRLPESG, encoded by the exons ATGGATTGCCCTCTCACAGAGCCCCTGTACCAAACTTTGCCGGACCCCGATTACAGCG AACTGGTGCCTCAGTCTGCGTACACGGACCATTACTCATGGCACAGCGAC tggCCATCACAGCACATAtatgaagaagagccagtctctttTTACTCACGTGTGTTCGGTTATGAAAATGACCAGTCATATGAACTGAGGCAACCAGTAGTGTTTGCACCAACACCACCACCTGACATAATGGACAAGTGTATACAAG ATCTCAGCAAAGTACCCGCACATGAATGGCAGAATAAGTGTGTGAAATCATGGACAGTGTTTGATATAATGAACTGGGTCATACACGAAATAAAAAGCAGAGGACAAAACTATGAAAATTCTTGCATGAAATCATTTAGAATCAGTGCAGAAGTTTTATGTACTTTGACAAAACAAGAGTTCGAACAACTTGACCCAAATTTTGGTGCTATGCTCTACGATGCACTGCAGAAGTATAAGAACATGACACCACCTTATGTGCCTAATGTTG CATTGCCCCCAATAGAAAACATAAGGCGTGACATGTTCACGGAGCCAGAGCCAACTGTCAACTATGTTGAGATCCAAAACAGAAATTACGGCAGTACCTGTTCtg ATGGCGAATCAGATTCAAGCCAAATTGGCCAAGAACAAAAACCGAAAAGAAAGCCAGTGCGCTCTCCTCCATCCCGAGGAATACGGAGAAAGCAAG AAAAGAAGACTGGACGTCTGTGGGAGTTTATAAGAGATCTCCTTAAGAACAGAGAATACTGCCCCAGTCTCATATGTTGGGAGAATTATGATGAAGGTGTATTCAGATTTGTACGAAGTGATAAAGTTGCTGAACTTTGGGGCACTATCAAAGAAAATCCAAGAATGACGTATGAGAAGCTCAGCCGAGCAATGAG GTATTACTACAAGAGCAAAGTTCTTCTTCCTGTTCTGGGGAGGCGGCTCGTGTACAAATTTGGCCCTTCAGCTACGAACTGGCAGACACCTAACCCAAATTTCAGATTACCAGAATCAGGGTGA
- the LOC124622385 gene encoding ETS homologous factor-like isoform X1, producing MDCPLTEPLYQTLPDPDYSELVPQSAYTDHYSWHSDWPSQHIYEEEPVSFYSRVFGYENDQSYELRQPVVFAPTPPPDIMDKCIQDLSKVPAHEWQNKCVKSWTVFDIMNWVIHEIKSRGQNYENSCMKSFRISAEVLCTLTKQEFEQLDPNFGAMLYDALQKYKNMTPPYVPNVALPPIENIRRDMFTEPEPTVNYVEIQNRNYGSTCSDGESDSSQIGQEQKPKRKPVRSPPSRGIRRKQEKKTGRLWEFIRDLLKNREYCPSLICWENYDEGVFRFVRSDKVAELWGTIKENPRMTYEKLSRAMRNYYASGILEPVPKTGQYPKRLVYKFGHAAIWKTAKDYGGNDRVLLQEQSSSSCSGEAARVQIWPFSYELADT from the exons ATGGATTGCCCTCTCACAGAGCCCCTGTACCAAACTTTGCCGGACCCCGATTACAGCG AACTGGTGCCTCAGTCTGCGTACACGGACCATTACTCATGGCACAGCGAC tggCCATCACAGCACATAtatgaagaagagccagtctctttTTACTCACGTGTGTTCGGTTATGAAAATGACCAGTCATATGAACTGAGGCAACCAGTAGTGTTTGCACCAACACCACCACCTGACATAATGGACAAGTGTATACAAG ATCTCAGCAAAGTACCCGCACATGAATGGCAGAATAAGTGTGTGAAATCATGGACAGTGTTTGATATAATGAACTGGGTCATACACGAAATAAAAAGCAGAGGACAAAACTATGAAAATTCTTGCATGAAATCATTTAGAATCAGTGCAGAAGTTTTATGTACTTTGACAAAACAAGAGTTCGAACAACTTGACCCAAATTTTGGTGCTATGCTCTACGATGCACTGCAGAAGTATAAGAACATGACACCACCTTATGTGCCTAATGTTG CATTGCCCCCAATAGAAAACATAAGGCGTGACATGTTCACGGAGCCAGAGCCAACTGTCAACTATGTTGAGATCCAAAACAGAAATTACGGCAGTACCTGTTCtg ATGGCGAATCAGATTCAAGCCAAATTGGCCAAGAACAAAAACCGAAAAGAAAGCCAGTGCGCTCTCCTCCATCCCGAGGAATACGGAGAAAGCAAG AAAAGAAGACTGGACGTCTGTGGGAGTTTATAAGAGATCTCCTTAAGAACAGAGAATACTGCCCCAGTCTCATATGTTGGGAGAATTATGATGAAGGTGTATTCAGATTTGTACGAAGTGATAAAGTTGCTGAACTTTGGGGCACTATCAAAGAAAATCCAAGAATGACGTATGAGAAGCTCAGCCGAGCAATGAG GAATTACTATGCCTCTGGTATTCTTGAACCTGTGCCAAAAACAGGTCAATATCCAAAGAGACTGGTTTATAAGTTTGGGCATGCTGCAATTTGGAAGACTGCTAAAGACTATGGTGGAAATGACAGG GTATTACTACAAGAGCAAAGTTCTTCTTCCTGTTCTGGGGAGGCGGCTCGTGTACAAATTTGGCCCTTCAGCTACGAACTGGCAGACACCTAA